A region from the Mustela erminea isolate mMusErm1 chromosome 2, mMusErm1.Pri, whole genome shotgun sequence genome encodes:
- the TIGD4 gene encoding tigger transposable element-derived protein 4, producing MAEASEDASALPVTVKKKKSLSIEEKIDIINAVESGKKKAEIAAEYGIKKNSLSSIMKNKDKVLEAFESLRFDPKRKRLRTAFYTDLEEALMRWYRIAQCLNVPVNGPMLRLKANDFAQKLGHNDFKCSNGWLDRFKSRYGLVFRAQPVEATGVPVDPSTVWHQNVLPYYLNDYHPKNVFNIKETGLLYRMLPTNTFAFKGETCSIGKLCKDRITLVVGTNMDGSEKLPLLIIGKNRNPHCFKGIKSLPVCYEANKMAWMTSDVFEQWMRKLDEKFQAQQRRVVIFVDSFPSHPEVKNLKSIELAFFPSCLSSKFIAMKQGVIKSLKIKYRHCLIKKFLSSVEGSKEFTFSLLDAVDTLHLCWRAVTPETIVKSYEEAGFKSQKGESDKTNAETDAGLDLVAHAQAAGVEFPEGLSIEEYAALDDDLETCEAAPETDSVWTEESHSEETGFYTSDEEDDGGSLGTELPLPSKNEALTALDTLKNFLRSQDINDELHNSLADLEIFINSSSK from the coding sequence ATGGCAGAAGCTTCGGAGGATGCCTCAGCCCTGCCCGTgacagtgaagaaaaagaaaagtttatccATTGAAGAAAAGATCGACATCATCAATGCAGTAGAAAGTGgcaagaaaaaggcagaaattgcAGCTGaatatggaataaagaaaaattcattgtCTTCTATTATGAAGAATAAAGACAAAGTTCTAGAAGCCTTTGAATCTCTGAGATTTGATCCGaagagaaaaagactgagaaCTGCTTTTTACACAGATCTGGAAGAAGCATTAATGAGGTGGTATCGAATTGCTCAGTGTCTGAATGTACCAGTTAATGGTCCAATGTTGCGTCTAAAAGCTAATGATTTTGCCCAGAAACTGGGACATAATGATTTTAAGTGCAGTAATGGATGGCTGGATCGCTTTAAATCTAGGTATGGTTTAGTATTCAGAGCTCAACCCGTAGAAGCTACGGGTGTACCAGTAGACCCTTCAACTGTCTGGCATCAAAATGTACTTCCttattatttaaatgattatCATCCTAAAAACGTTTTCAATATAAAAGAGACTGGGCTGCTTTATCGAATGTTGCCTACaaatacatttgcatttaaagGAGAGACATGCTCCATTGGAAAGTTATGCAAAGACAGAATTACGCTGGTGGTTGGGACAAACATGGATGGCTCAGAGAAACTTCCTTTGCTTATCATTGGAAAAAACAGAAATCCACATTGTTTCAAAGGTATAAAATCATTGCCTGTGTGTTATGAAGCTAACAAAATGGCATGGATGACCTCAGACGTATTTGAACAATGGATGCGGAAGCTTGATGAGAAATTTCAAGCCCAGCAACGAAGAGTGGtgatttttgttgattcttttccTTCACATCCAGAGGTAAAGAACCTAAAGTCCATTGAGTTAGCATTCTTTCCATCATGTTTATCTTCCAAATTTATAGCAATGAAACAAGGTGTTATTAaaagccttaaaataaaatatcgaCATTGTCTTATCAAGAAATTTTTAAGCTCTGTTGAAGGCAGCAAAGAATTTACATTTTCCCTACTAGATGCAGTTGATACTTTGCACCTTTGTTGGAGGGCTGTAACCCCAGAGACTATTGTTAAGAGCTATGAAGAGGCAGGATTCAAATCTCAAAAGGGAGAAAGTGACAAGACCAATGCAGAGACAGACGCTGGTCTTGATTTGGTTGCCCATGCTCAGGCAGCAGGCGTGGAATTTCCTGAAGGTTTATCTATAGAAGAGTATGCTGCCCTTGATGATGATTTGGAGACATGCGAAGCTGCACCAGAAACTGATTCGGTATGGACCGAAGAAAGTCACTCAGAGGAAACTGGATTTTATACTTCTGATGAAGAGGATGATGGTGGTTCTCTAGGAACTGAACTCCCTTTGCCATCAAAAAATGAGGCATTAACTGCTTTAGatactcttaaaaattttcttagaagTCAAGATATAAATGATGAGCTTCATAATTCTTTAGCAgaccttgaaatttttattaactcatcatctaaataa